One genomic segment of Pseudonocardia sp. T1-2H includes these proteins:
- a CDS encoding hydantoinase/oxoprolinase family protein — protein MTVPADLRLGIDVGGTNTDAVVVDRDDVLLAKAKVPTTPDVTTGIAASIEAVLARLGEGRDRITHAMLGTTHATNALLARTGLRRVAVLRIGGPATRAVPPLATFPPDLRAAVAAGTAVVDGGIEFDGTEVAPFDPDAAARFFASVRDRAEAVAITSVFSAVSDRHELAAEAVARAVLGDVHVSLSHEVGSIGLIERENATVLNAALVGVAETVARSFGEALARQGLRPAEYFAQNDGTLMELEYALRYPVLTIGCGPANSIRGAAHISGVRDALVADVGGTSTEVGVLLNGFPGESGDPAGIGGVRTNFRMPGLVTLPLGGGTVVAGRERPVRVGPQSVGYRLTESALVFGGATATLTDAAVAGGRVEVGHRRPPARHRAALAEALARSDALLAEAVDQAKVVRGKQPLIVVGGAGFLVPDRVPGVSEVLRPPDHEVANAIGAAIGQVSGQVERIARFGVGGRSTAVAEAAESARQQAVRAGADPERTEIVDIEEVPLAYLTDPAVRIRAKAAGPLRFG, from the coding sequence ATGACCGTGCCTGCTGACCTGCGACTGGGGATCGACGTCGGCGGCACCAACACCGACGCCGTCGTCGTGGACCGCGACGACGTGCTGCTGGCCAAGGCCAAGGTCCCGACCACCCCTGACGTCACCACCGGCATCGCCGCGAGCATCGAGGCGGTGCTCGCCCGGCTCGGCGAGGGCCGGGACCGCATCACGCACGCCATGCTCGGCACCACCCATGCCACCAATGCGCTGCTGGCGCGCACCGGGCTGCGCCGGGTCGCGGTCCTGCGGATCGGCGGCCCGGCCACCCGCGCGGTGCCGCCGTTGGCGACCTTCCCGCCGGATCTGCGGGCCGCGGTGGCGGCCGGCACGGCGGTGGTCGACGGGGGCATCGAGTTCGACGGCACCGAGGTGGCGCCGTTCGACCCCGACGCGGCGGCCCGGTTCTTCGCCTCGGTCCGGGACCGCGCGGAGGCGGTGGCGATCACCAGCGTGTTCTCGGCGGTCTCCGACCGCCACGAGCTGGCGGCCGAGGCCGTCGCCCGGGCCGTCCTCGGCGACGTGCACGTGTCGTTGAGCCACGAGGTGGGCAGCATCGGCCTCATCGAGCGGGAGAACGCGACGGTCCTCAACGCCGCGCTGGTCGGTGTCGCGGAGACGGTCGCCCGCTCCTTCGGTGAGGCGCTCGCCCGGCAGGGCCTGCGGCCGGCGGAGTACTTCGCGCAGAACGACGGCACCCTCATGGAGCTCGAGTACGCGCTGCGCTACCCGGTGCTGACCATCGGGTGCGGGCCCGCCAACAGCATCCGCGGGGCGGCGCACATCAGCGGGGTGCGCGACGCCCTGGTGGCCGACGTCGGCGGCACGTCCACCGAGGTCGGGGTGCTGCTCAACGGTTTCCCCGGCGAGTCGGGCGACCCGGCCGGGATCGGCGGCGTCCGGACGAACTTCCGGATGCCGGGGCTGGTCACGCTGCCACTGGGCGGCGGGACCGTCGTGGCGGGCCGGGAGCGTCCGGTCCGTGTCGGCCCGCAGAGCGTGGGCTACCGGCTCACCGAGTCGGCGTTGGTGTTCGGCGGTGCCACGGCGACGCTCACCGACGCGGCGGTGGCCGGCGGACGGGTCGAGGTCGGCCACCGCCGACCCCCGGCCCGGCACCGCGCCGCGCTCGCCGAGGCACTCGCGCGCTCCGACGCGCTGCTCGCCGAGGCCGTCGACCAGGCGAAGGTCGTGCGCGGGAAGCAGCCACTGATCGTGGTGGGCGGGGCCGGCTTCCTCGTGCCCGACCGGGTACCCGGGGTCAGCGAGGTGCTCCGCCCGCCCGACCACGAGGTCGCCAACGCGATCGGCGCCGCGATCGGTCAGGTCAGCGGGCAGGTCGAGCGGATCGCCCGGTTCGGGGTCGGCGGCCGCTCCACCGCCGTCGCGGAGGCGGCCGAGAGTGCCCGCCAGCAGGCCGTGCGGGCGGGTGCGGACCCGGAACGCACCGAGATCGTCGACATCGAAGAGGTCCCGCTGGCCTATCTGACCGACCCCGCGGTGCGGATCAGGGCCAAGGCGGCCGGACCGCTGCGGTTCGGCTGA
- a CDS encoding PucR family transcriptional regulator, with product MNSLQALLDAPAVRPLLRSIAGPDPDAPVRRIALVEDLARIEDLDEATVAVLTHAASVDAASYRLDVALRTAGSRRVSAVVLTDGRDDIAPTAAALAGRVSVAVLRTPGDCDLSTLLLTLHRELAGGPDVALGRIRAALHALEGAGAATAAPETLLRAASEALGAPVELREPGPGDAAAPVVVREEVEGAVCTPRGDGHTEAAAEVVVHLAAAAVSRARGAARQAEDAPIRSRGELIAEFLLARPDHGNRLLERMRAAGLTVDGWHTAILLDVENLPALAAEDELASLRIADRVATLGLEAARAAGGVWHRARVGSGLLLIRMERHDPGSATGRDAGRAARQIIRRILSRVPEILLVCGVGSTYVGATGLRTTMAEARAALAAGHAGRRLNAATSFDEVGLKRTLIEWFASDTAREAVDSLLRPLDDLGPQKRDTALQTLRSYLDNQGSTSRAAGELHLHRNAIAYRVRRIFDLLDVDPQDPDTVLMLQLACRARSMG from the coding sequence GTGAATTCGCTGCAAGCGCTCCTCGATGCGCCGGCGGTCCGTCCGTTGCTGCGGTCGATCGCCGGACCCGACCCCGACGCCCCGGTGCGCCGGATCGCCCTCGTCGAGGACCTCGCCCGGATCGAGGACCTGGACGAGGCGACCGTCGCGGTCCTGACCCACGCGGCGTCGGTGGACGCCGCGAGCTACCGCCTCGACGTCGCGCTCCGGACGGCGGGGTCGCGCCGCGTGAGCGCCGTGGTCCTCACCGACGGCCGCGACGACATCGCTCCCACGGCGGCCGCCCTGGCCGGTCGCGTCTCGGTCGCCGTGCTGCGAACGCCCGGGGACTGCGACCTCTCGACGCTGCTGCTGACCCTGCACCGCGAGCTCGCGGGCGGTCCCGACGTCGCGCTCGGGCGCATCCGGGCCGCACTGCACGCCCTCGAGGGCGCCGGTGCGGCCACCGCCGCGCCGGAGACGCTCCTCCGCGCCGCGTCGGAGGCGCTCGGCGCGCCCGTCGAGCTGCGGGAGCCCGGGCCCGGTGACGCCGCAGCGCCGGTCGTGGTCCGCGAGGAGGTCGAGGGGGCGGTCTGCACGCCGCGGGGCGACGGCCATACCGAGGCGGCCGCCGAGGTCGTCGTGCACCTGGCCGCCGCTGCGGTGTCACGGGCCCGCGGGGCCGCCCGGCAGGCCGAGGACGCTCCGATCCGGTCACGCGGTGAGCTGATCGCGGAGTTCCTGCTCGCCCGGCCGGACCACGGCAACCGGTTGCTGGAGCGGATGCGGGCGGCCGGCCTGACCGTCGACGGCTGGCACACCGCGATCCTGCTGGACGTCGAGAACCTCCCGGCGCTCGCGGCCGAGGACGAGCTGGCCTCGCTCCGGATCGCCGACCGGGTCGCGACGCTCGGTCTGGAGGCGGCACGCGCCGCCGGGGGCGTCTGGCACCGGGCGCGCGTCGGCTCCGGCCTGCTCCTGATCCGCATGGAGCGCCACGACCCCGGGAGCGCCACCGGGCGCGACGCCGGCCGTGCCGCCCGGCAGATCATCCGGCGCATCCTGTCGCGGGTCCCGGAGATCCTGCTCGTCTGCGGCGTGGGGAGCACGTACGTCGGAGCGACCGGGCTGCGGACGACGATGGCCGAGGCGCGGGCCGCCCTCGCCGCCGGGCACGCCGGCCGTCGGCTCAACGCGGCGACCAGCTTCGACGAGGTGGGGCTCAAGCGGACGCTCATCGAGTGGTTCGCCTCCGACACCGCGCGCGAGGCCGTCGACTCACTGCTGCGACCGCTGGACGATCTCGGTCCGCAGAAGAGGGACACCGCCCTGCAGACCCTGCGCAGCTACCTGGACAACCAGGGGTCGACGAGCCGGGCGGCAGGAGAGCTCCACCTGCACCGCAACGCGATCGCCTACCGGGTGCGGCGCATCTTCGATCTGCTGGACGTGGACCCGCAGGACCCGGACACGGTCCTGATGCTGCAGCTGGCCTGCCGCGCGCGGTCCATGGGCTGA
- a CDS encoding DUF917 domain-containing protein, whose product MTEDHDRADRTKIGEDDLPALARGCAVLGGGGGGDPLVGVLMAGEAIRRHGAVDLVDLADLPADGLVMPCGLVGAPTIAIEKLENGGEGGRLVEEVQALTGRPVVAIMPFEIGGSNGLIPLTWSARLRLPYVDADGMGRAFPTMPQMTMNLAGVPSSPCVMTDERLNTLVIRTGGVGWTERLLRSSTAAFGGAAVAALYLMDVETARRATVPGSVSRALALGTAMARPAGDSLDPVDVVVGELDAVELIRGKVIDVERETAGGFVRGSVIVEDAAAGRLLRLEIQNENLAALEDGAVRACVPDIITVLDTRSGEAIVTEKLRYGQRVAVLAFGCPDVWRTPEGLAVAGPAAFGYRFPYSPVDPGHDRAC is encoded by the coding sequence ATGACCGAGGACCACGATCGGGCCGATCGGACAAAGATCGGCGAGGACGATCTGCCGGCGCTGGCTCGTGGGTGCGCGGTACTGGGTGGCGGTGGGGGCGGCGATCCCCTGGTCGGCGTGCTGATGGCGGGCGAGGCGATCCGCCGGCACGGTGCGGTCGATCTCGTCGATCTCGCCGACCTCCCCGCGGACGGCCTCGTGATGCCCTGCGGGCTCGTCGGCGCACCGACCATCGCGATCGAGAAGCTCGAGAACGGTGGCGAGGGCGGCCGGCTCGTCGAGGAGGTGCAGGCCCTGACCGGCCGGCCCGTCGTCGCGATCATGCCGTTCGAGATCGGCGGCTCGAACGGGTTGATCCCGCTCACCTGGTCGGCGCGGCTGCGGCTCCCGTACGTGGACGCCGACGGCATGGGCCGGGCCTTTCCGACCATGCCGCAGATGACGATGAACCTCGCCGGGGTGCCGTCGAGCCCGTGCGTGATGACCGACGAGCGGCTGAACACCCTGGTGATCCGTACCGGCGGCGTCGGGTGGACCGAGCGCCTGCTCCGGTCCTCCACGGCGGCCTTCGGCGGCGCCGCCGTCGCCGCGCTGTACCTGATGGACGTCGAGACCGCGCGCCGCGCGACGGTGCCCGGATCGGTCTCCCGGGCCCTCGCCCTCGGCACGGCCATGGCGCGCCCGGCCGGGGACTCCCTCGACCCGGTCGACGTGGTGGTCGGCGAGCTGGACGCGGTGGAGCTCATCCGCGGGAAGGTGATCGACGTCGAGCGGGAGACGGCGGGCGGTTTCGTCCGCGGGTCGGTGATCGTCGAGGACGCGGCCGCGGGTCGGCTGCTCCGTCTGGAGATCCAGAACGAGAACCTCGCCGCGCTGGAGGACGGCGCGGTCCGGGCCTGCGTGCCGGACATCATCACGGTGCTCGACACCCGCTCCGGCGAGGCGATCGTCACCGAGAAGCTGCGCTACGGGCAGCGCGTCGCCGTCCTCGCGTTCGGGTGCCCCGACGTGTGGCGCACCCCGGAAGGGCTGGCCGTCGCCGGTCCCGCCGCGTTCGGCTACCGCTTCCCCTACTCCCCCGTCGACCCGGGCCATGACCGTGCCTGCTGA
- a CDS encoding YbdD/YjiX family protein yields MNVRRAVEGIRWYLREVSGEADYDRYVAHARRHHPDAPVLARRDFERRRMDEREANPRARCC; encoded by the coding sequence GTGAACGTGAGACGAGCGGTCGAGGGCATCCGCTGGTATCTCCGGGAGGTGTCCGGCGAGGCCGACTACGACCGGTACGTCGCGCACGCGCGGCGGCACCATCCCGACGCCCCGGTCCTGGCCCGCCGCGACTTCGAACGGCGCAGGATGGACGAGCGGGAGGCGAACCCGAGGGCCCGCTGCTGCTGA
- a CDS encoding carbon starvation CstA family protein, with the protein MAVSDMSSRNPEPPTTDRRRITPKQIAVWTVVSLVAAVGWGVLALSRGERISAIWLLAAALGSYAIGYRFYARFITRRVLKVDDTRATPAERLDNGVDFTPTDRRVLYGHHFAAIAGAGPLVGPVLAAQMGYLPGTIWIVVGAIFAGAVQDMVTLFFSMRRNGKSLGQMAREEIGVVGGVAALVGVFSIMIILLAVLALVVVNALADSPWGTFSIAMTIPIALFMGFYLRTLRPGRVIETTVIGVALLLLAIIGGGYVAESAWSDAFTLSPQTLVFCLVIYGFLASVLPVWMLLAPRDYLSTFMKVGVIVLLAVAVLVTAPVLQAAPITDFALNGRGPVFAGSLFPFLFITIACGALSGFHSLICSGTTPKMIQKESQVRFIGYGGMLMESFVAVMALIAACIIDPGLYFAINAPAGLLGGTVQSASQAVANLGFTITPEQLTAAAAAVQEPTLVGRTGGAPTLAVGMSQIFSEIFGGEALRAFWYHFAIMFEALFILTTIDAGTRVGRFMLQDTLGNVYKPMRDVSWKPGVWATSAVVVGAWGYFLYTGVTNPLGGINQLFPLFGIANQLLAAIALAVCTTLLIKAGKVKYAWVTGIPLLWDATVTLTASWQKVFSGSPTLGFFAQRARYQEALDAGKVLAPAKSLEDMRAVVTNSTVDGVLAAFFALLVVIVLVDAARVSVRALRSPEPLPTTEVPHTESLITAPSGLRGGGGEDRREPVETGRRSR; encoded by the coding sequence ATGGCCGTCTCGGACATGTCGTCCCGGAATCCGGAGCCGCCGACCACCGACCGGCGGCGCATCACGCCCAAACAGATCGCCGTCTGGACCGTTGTCTCGCTCGTCGCGGCGGTCGGATGGGGTGTGTTGGCGCTGTCCCGGGGTGAGCGGATCTCGGCGATCTGGTTGCTGGCAGCCGCCCTCGGTTCCTATGCGATCGGCTACCGGTTCTACGCCCGCTTCATCACCAGGCGGGTGCTGAAGGTGGATGACACCCGGGCGACGCCGGCCGAACGGCTCGACAACGGCGTCGACTTCACCCCCACCGACCGGCGCGTTCTCTACGGCCATCACTTCGCCGCCATCGCCGGCGCGGGACCGCTCGTCGGACCTGTGCTCGCGGCTCAGATGGGCTACCTGCCCGGGACGATCTGGATCGTCGTCGGCGCGATCTTCGCCGGTGCCGTACAGGACATGGTCACGCTCTTCTTCTCGATGCGCCGCAACGGCAAGAGCCTGGGCCAGATGGCCCGCGAGGAGATCGGCGTCGTCGGCGGGGTGGCGGCGCTCGTCGGGGTCTTCAGCATCATGATCATTCTTCTTGCGGTGCTCGCCCTGGTCGTGGTCAACGCCCTCGCCGACTCGCCCTGGGGCACCTTCTCGATCGCGATGACGATCCCCATCGCCCTGTTCATGGGCTTCTATCTGCGGACGCTGCGGCCCGGCAGGGTGATCGAGACGACGGTCATCGGTGTGGCGCTGCTGCTCCTCGCGATCATCGGCGGCGGGTACGTCGCGGAATCCGCGTGGAGTGACGCCTTCACGCTGAGCCCCCAGACACTCGTCTTCTGCCTCGTGATCTACGGGTTCCTCGCCTCCGTGCTCCCCGTGTGGATGCTGCTGGCACCGCGGGACTACCTGTCCACCTTCATGAAGGTCGGCGTGATCGTGTTGCTCGCGGTCGCCGTGCTGGTGACCGCTCCGGTCCTGCAGGCGGCGCCGATCACCGACTTCGCCCTGAACGGACGCGGTCCGGTGTTCGCCGGCTCGCTGTTCCCCTTCCTGTTCATCACGATCGCCTGCGGCGCCTTGTCCGGGTTCCACTCCCTGATCTGCTCCGGCACGACACCGAAGATGATCCAGAAGGAGAGCCAGGTCCGGTTCATCGGCTACGGCGGGATGCTGATGGAGTCCTTCGTCGCCGTCATGGCCCTGATCGCCGCCTGCATCATCGACCCCGGCCTGTACTTCGCGATCAACGCACCCGCCGGGCTGCTCGGCGGCACCGTCCAGTCCGCCTCGCAGGCGGTGGCCAACCTCGGCTTCACCATCACCCCGGAGCAGCTGACGGCGGCCGCGGCGGCGGTGCAGGAGCCCACCCTGGTCGGGCGTACCGGCGGCGCGCCGACGCTCGCGGTCGGCATGTCGCAGATCTTCTCCGAGATCTTCGGCGGTGAGGCGCTGCGCGCGTTCTGGTACCACTTCGCGATCATGTTCGAAGCGCTGTTCATCCTCACCACGATCGACGCCGGCACCCGGGTGGGGCGCTTCATGTTGCAGGACACCCTCGGCAACGTCTACAAGCCGATGCGCGACGTGAGCTGGAAGCCGGGGGTGTGGGCCACCAGCGCCGTGGTCGTCGGGGCGTGGGGCTACTTCCTCTATACCGGGGTCACCAACCCGCTCGGTGGTATCAACCAGCTGTTCCCGCTGTTCGGGATCGCGAACCAGCTGCTCGCGGCCATCGCGCTGGCCGTGTGCACGACGTTGCTGATCAAGGCCGGAAAGGTGAAGTACGCCTGGGTGACCGGTATCCCGCTCCTCTGGGACGCGACGGTCACGTTGACCGCGAGCTGGCAGAAGGTGTTCTCGGGCTCGCCGACCCTGGGCTTCTTCGCCCAGCGGGCCCGGTACCAGGAGGCTCTCGACGCCGGCAAGGTGCTGGCTCCGGCCAAGAGCCTGGAGGACATGCGGGCTGTCGTGACGAACTCGACGGTCGACGGCGTTCTGGCCGCGTTCTTCGCGCTCCTCGTCGTGATCGTCCTCGTCGACGCGGCGCGGGTGTCGGTTCGGGCCCTGCGCTCCCCGGAGCCGCTGCCCACCACGGAGGTGCCCCACACCGAGTCGCTGATCACCGCCCCGAGTGGCCTGCGCGGCGGCGGGGGAGAGGATCGGCGGGAGCCCGTCGAGACCGGGAGGCGATCGCGGTGA